Proteins encoded by one window of Companilactobacillus ginsenosidimutans:
- a CDS encoding TetR/AcrR family transcriptional regulator, whose protein sequence is MDDKKDRIFDAAHVLFLERGFKDTSVADIAAIAGVAVGSFYLYFNTKEDIFVQIYNKENEDIKAQILAKIDLDEDPVKLIREIIEQIFKLSSNNRILQEWFSNPKLNSLIAKQNTNAVEDSLIYSTLMKLIDKWVDEDIVKPGMSKERIVSLFDALTILDFHQSEIQTDNYQQLLDDLIEGILKVVLK, encoded by the coding sequence ATGGACGATAAGAAAGATAGAATCTTCGACGCAGCACACGTACTATTCTTAGAAAGAGGATTCAAAGATACCAGTGTGGCAGACATAGCCGCAATAGCTGGAGTAGCAGTAGGATCGTTTTACTTATACTTCAATACAAAAGAGGATATCTTCGTACAAATTTATAACAAGGAAAATGAAGATATCAAAGCGCAAATCTTGGCTAAAATTGATTTAGATGAAGATCCGGTAAAATTAATTCGAGAAATTATTGAGCAAATATTCAAGCTTTCAAGTAATAATCGAATATTACAAGAATGGTTTTCTAATCCAAAACTCAATTCACTTATTGCTAAGCAAAATACCAACGCAGTTGAAGATAGTTTGATTTATTCTACTTTGATGAAATTGATTGATAAGTGGGTTGATGAGGATATTGTTAAGCCAGGTATGAGTAAGGAACGAATTGTAAGTTTGTTTGATGCATTAACTATCTTGGATTTTCATCAGAGTGAAATTCAGACAGATAATTATCAACAATTGTTAGATGACTTGATTGAAGGTATTTTAAAAGTTGTTTTGAAATGA
- a CDS encoding DUF4097 family beta strand repeat-containing protein: protein MKKILLIVLVVLIVIVVAVFGIQAAGMRANLNTLSIKKVSDQSIELPNELNSVDIKVRTAKVTIEKGNKSEVIIKNKVVGQYKIDSKDNQVSILEQNYGKHQLEIGKSASILIRVKNAQNMNQIKINQLNGTLNLNSLKVNNLSVDHQNGTTLANNLNLPTGGSINKKNGTTNLKNINTPGLKVSVKSGNFELNGRKKASSKHTYTDNSTKQLQINSGSGQVKISTVK from the coding sequence ATGAAAAAGATATTATTAATAGTTTTAGTTGTTCTTATCGTTATCGTTGTGGCAGTTTTTGGAATTCAAGCAGCAGGAATGAGAGCAAATTTAAATACGTTGTCCATCAAAAAAGTTTCGGATCAATCAATTGAATTGCCAAATGAATTGAACTCAGTTGATATCAAAGTGAGAACAGCAAAGGTCACGATTGAAAAAGGTAATAAGTCTGAAGTAATCATCAAAAATAAAGTTGTTGGTCAATATAAGATTGATTCAAAAGATAACCAAGTCTCGATTTTGGAGCAAAATTACGGTAAACATCAATTGGAAATTGGTAAGTCAGCATCAATTTTGATTAGAGTAAAGAATGCTCAAAATATGAATCAGATAAAAATTAATCAATTAAATGGAACATTGAATTTGAATTCATTGAAGGTGAACAACTTATCTGTTGACCATCAAAATGGCACTACCTTGGCAAATAATCTTAATTTACCAACTGGCGGAAGTATCAACAAAAAGAATGGGACTACTAACTTGAAGAATATTAATACTCCTGGTCTAAAGGTATCCGTCAAGTCAGGTAATTTTGAATTAAACGGAAGGAAGAAAGCCTCATCAAAACATACATATACCGATAATTCGACAAAACAATTGCAGATTAATAGTGGTTCAGGACAAGTTAAAATTTCGACCGTCAAGTGA
- a CDS encoding PspC domain-containing protein, translating to MHIPIKRSEKNKLLAGVIGGFAEHYGWNVGIARIVYFVLSLALFTTGLGVIVYLLLWLLMENPE from the coding sequence ATGCATATTCCAATTAAGAGATCTGAGAAGAATAAATTATTGGCTGGTGTTATTGGTGGATTTGCCGAACACTATGGCTGGAACGTGGGAATCGCCAGAATAGTTTACTTCGTTTTATCTTTAGCACTATTCACGACGGGTCTCGGTGTCATCGTTTATTTACTACTTTGGTTATTAATGGAAAATCCTGAGTAA
- a CDS encoding PspC domain-containing protein — MHIPVKRSRTNQVFGGVIAGFCEKYDWNPTLGRIIYVLLTLTSWFAGIPVYLLLWLLMENPD, encoded by the coding sequence ATGCATATACCAGTAAAAAGATCGAGAACAAATCAAGTATTCGGCGGAGTTATAGCCGGATTTTGTGAAAAGTATGACTGGAATCCAACACTTGGACGTATCATTTATGTCTTGCTTACATTGACTTCATGGTTTGCTGGAATTCCAGTTTACTTACTACTTTGGTTATTAATGGAAAATCCAGACTAA
- a CDS encoding LysR family transcriptional regulator — translation MDLRKLKVFLDLAKTLNYSETAERLYTTQGNVSKQILALEKELNVTLFTRAHRKIGLTTEGTLIIPYARKILNDYDAMQVKLNDYRDAQNLTIELHTIPTMPNYDSFVLLSNFLKEHSEIHVALKEEESNQLMDSLIQNKCEIIFTRTFDFKDDTLESIVMENDDFSVVLPKNHQLANRKVISLKELKQENFLQLGDSTNLLQPVINMCEDSGFVPNISYQGVRADLIMGMVAKNMGISIMMSKTAQGFDKDNLVVIPLKESTNNELCFVRKKDHSSTASDVFWNYVKNNR, via the coding sequence ATGGATCTACGCAAGTTGAAAGTTTTCTTAGATTTAGCCAAAACATTAAATTATTCTGAAACTGCGGAACGATTATATACTACTCAGGGCAACGTTTCCAAGCAGATATTAGCTTTGGAAAAAGAATTGAACGTGACATTGTTTACTCGTGCTCACAGGAAAATTGGGTTAACTACTGAAGGTACACTAATAATTCCGTACGCTAGGAAAATTTTAAATGATTATGATGCGATGCAAGTTAAATTGAACGATTATCGGGATGCACAAAATTTAACCATCGAATTGCATACCATTCCTACAATGCCAAACTATGATAGTTTTGTATTGCTCAGCAATTTTTTGAAGGAACATTCCGAAATTCATGTTGCACTTAAGGAAGAAGAGAGCAATCAGTTGATGGATTCATTAATTCAAAATAAATGTGAAATCATTTTTACGAGAACTTTTGATTTTAAGGATGATACTCTTGAAAGCATTGTGATGGAAAATGATGATTTTTCAGTGGTTCTTCCTAAAAATCATCAGCTGGCCAATCGGAAAGTGATTAGTTTAAAAGAGTTAAAGCAAGAGAACTTTTTACAGTTGGGGGATTCAACTAATTTGTTACAGCCCGTCATTAACATGTGTGAGGACTCAGGATTTGTTCCAAACATTTCTTACCAAGGAGTTCGGGCTGATTTAATTATGGGGATGGTTGCTAAAAATATGGGTATCTCAATAATGATGAGCAAAACTGCTCAAGGTTTCGACAAAGACAACCTCGTCGTTATTCCACTTAAAGAGTCGACAAATAACGAGTTGTGTTTTGTTCGTAAGAAAGACCATAGTAGCACCGCAAGTGATGTGTTTTGGAACTATGTTAAAAATAATCGATAG
- a CDS encoding UbiD family decarboxylase, producing MSEQPYDLRKVIEELKQIPGQYHETDVEVDPDAELSGVYRYIGAGGTVERPTAEGPAMMFNNVKGFAGTRVFIGAMASRKRVGKILHHDYKTLGHMLKDSVDNPVQPVKVSKDKAPAQEVVHLSTDKDFDIRKLLAAPTNTEYDAGPYITVGLVHGSSPDKTMSDVTIHRMVLEDKDTIGMYIMPGGRHIGNFQKQFEKLNKPMPITINIGLDPAITIGATFEPPTTPLGYNELSIAGALRQQPVELVDGVSVDETAIARSEFVVEAEIMPNQTMQEDINTNTGKAMPEFPGYDGDANPAVNVVKVKAITHRKDNPIMQTTIGPSEEHVSMAGIPTEASILELVDKAIPGKVTNVYNPPAGGGKLMTIMQIHKEDEADEGIQRQAALLAFSAFKELKTVILVDEDVDIFDMNDVIWTLNTRFQGDQDIIVLPGMRNHPLDPSELPGYDPKSIRVRGMSSKTVLDGTVPFDMKDKFVRAQFKKVDDWKKFLK from the coding sequence ATGTCTGAACAGCCATATGATTTAAGAAAAGTTATTGAAGAGTTGAAACAAATTCCTGGTCAATATCACGAGACGGATGTTGAGGTTGATCCAGATGCTGAGCTTTCAGGTGTCTACCGTTACATTGGCGCTGGTGGTACAGTCGAAAGACCAACTGCCGAAGGTCCAGCGATGATGTTCAACAATGTAAAAGGGTTCGCCGGTACTAGAGTATTCATTGGTGCGATGGCTAGCAGAAAACGTGTCGGAAAGATTTTGCATCACGACTACAAAACACTTGGACACATGTTGAAGGATTCCGTTGATAATCCAGTTCAACCTGTCAAAGTTTCTAAGGATAAAGCTCCTGCTCAAGAAGTTGTCCATTTATCAACTGATAAGGATTTTGATATCAGAAAATTATTGGCGGCTCCAACAAATACTGAATATGACGCCGGTCCATATATTACCGTCGGATTGGTACACGGTTCTAGCCCCGATAAAACAATGAGTGACGTTACTATTCACCGCATGGTTTTGGAAGATAAAGACACAATTGGGATGTACATTATGCCAGGAGGACGTCATATTGGCAATTTCCAAAAACAATTTGAAAAATTAAATAAACCAATGCCAATTACAATTAATATCGGTTTGGATCCAGCCATTACCATTGGTGCAACATTTGAGCCACCTACAACTCCACTTGGATACAATGAGTTGTCAATTGCCGGTGCCTTGCGTCAACAACCTGTGGAATTAGTTGATGGCGTTTCTGTCGACGAAACTGCGATTGCCCGGTCTGAATTTGTAGTCGAAGCTGAAATTATGCCTAATCAAACTATGCAAGAAGATATTAATACTAACACTGGTAAAGCAATGCCTGAATTTCCCGGCTACGATGGGGATGCAAATCCTGCGGTCAACGTAGTTAAGGTAAAAGCTATAACTCACAGAAAAGATAATCCAATTATGCAAACAACGATTGGACCAAGTGAAGAACACGTTTCAATGGCGGGGATTCCAACCGAAGCAAGTATTCTTGAATTGGTTGATAAGGCTATTCCAGGAAAAGTTACTAATGTTTATAATCCTCCTGCGGGTGGTGGAAAATTGATGACCATTATGCAAATACACAAGGAGGATGAAGCTGACGAAGGTATTCAAAGACAAGCAGCGTTGCTAGCTTTTTCAGCATTCAAAGAATTGAAGACAGTAATATTAGTCGACGAAGATGTAGATATTTTTGATATGAACGATGTTATTTGGACTTTGAATACAAGGTTTCAAGGTGACCAGGACATCATAGTGCTACCTGGCATGAGAAATCATCCGTTGGATCCATCAGAACTTCCCGGTTATGATCCAAAATCAATTCGTGTCCGTGGAATGAGTTCGAAGACTGTTCTTGACGGTACCGTACCATTTGATATGAAGGACAAATTCGTTCGTGCACAATTTAAGAAAGTCGATGATTGGAAAAAATTTTTGAAGTAG
- a CDS encoding UbiX family flavin prenyltransferase, which translates to MSDHKKKIIIAVTGASGTIYAIGLMKKLKSIPNVETHGIMSAWAKKNLQLETDYSLQDVNNLLDFTYNDSDLGAKVASGSFLVDAMVIVPASMKTIASISVGLGDNLISRAADVTLKEQRKMIMVPRETPLNTIHLENMTKLSKMGVQMIPPIPSFYNHPQTIQDIVDHQSMKVMDALGIENDAGGRWEGI; encoded by the coding sequence ATGTCTGATCATAAGAAGAAAATTATCATTGCGGTGACAGGTGCTTCTGGGACTATCTATGCAATTGGCTTGATGAAAAAGCTGAAGTCAATTCCTAATGTTGAGACCCATGGAATAATGAGTGCTTGGGCAAAGAAGAATCTCCAACTTGAAACTGATTATTCCTTGCAAGATGTGAATAATTTGTTGGACTTCACTTATAATGATTCAGATTTAGGGGCTAAAGTCGCCAGTGGTTCTTTCTTGGTGGATGCGATGGTGATTGTACCAGCAAGTATGAAAACAATTGCGAGTATTTCAGTTGGGCTTGGTGATAATTTGATTTCTCGAGCAGCCGATGTGACGCTGAAGGAACAGCGTAAAATGATCATGGTGCCAAGGGAAACGCCTCTAAATACAATTCATCTGGAAAACATGACTAAGCTTTCAAAAATGGGCGTCCAAATGATTCCACCAATTCCGTCTTTTTATAATCATCCTCAAACAATTCAAGATATTGTTGACCATCAATCCATGAAAGTTATGGATGCACTTGGAATAGAAAACGATGCTGGTGGTCGATGGGAGGGCATTTGA
- the coaBC gene encoding bifunctional phosphopantothenoylcysteine decarboxylase/phosphopantothenate--cysteine ligase CoaBC, protein MLKSKHIAVYVTGGIAAYKSLSVVRELIKQDAEVRVIMTDSAQQFVTPLTFATLSKHPVLTNNFKAESAEDDFIPHIKIARWTDLAIVVPATADIIAKMANGIADDIVTTSLMATDAPKIVFPTMNTSMWNYPPVQKNLDTLQSIGIQVVQPDTGFLAEGETGKGRLVDLPEIMKAINDQLSVDKPLQNTSVIVTAGGTKEPIDPVRFIGNNSSGKMGIAMAESAAKRGADVTLLSTVNYTSKYQNLQVINVTSANDILNKLETLFPENDVLIMAAAIADFKPVTVADQKIKKTDDQPTYSIKLVKNPDILKTIASNKTNQFVVGFAAETENLIPYAERKLQQKNADVILANDVSKKDAGFNVDTNRITLVSKDEDPDSWPLMSKKDVADKFWDYYQNLN, encoded by the coding sequence ATGTTGAAGTCAAAACACATTGCTGTTTATGTCACAGGTGGCATCGCAGCATACAAATCTTTATCAGTCGTTCGTGAGTTAATTAAGCAAGACGCTGAAGTTAGAGTCATTATGACTGACTCGGCTCAACAATTTGTCACACCACTGACCTTTGCCACACTCAGCAAACACCCAGTTTTGACTAATAATTTCAAAGCTGAATCTGCAGAAGATGACTTTATTCCTCACATCAAAATTGCCCGATGGACTGACTTAGCAATCGTGGTACCCGCAACAGCTGATATAATTGCAAAGATGGCTAATGGAATCGCCGACGACATCGTTACCACCTCATTGATGGCAACGGATGCTCCAAAAATTGTCTTCCCAACCATGAACACCAGCATGTGGAACTACCCACCTGTTCAAAAAAATCTGGATACGTTGCAAAGTATCGGTATCCAAGTTGTCCAACCTGATACCGGATTTCTTGCCGAAGGCGAAACTGGAAAAGGCCGGTTAGTCGATCTTCCTGAAATAATGAAAGCTATTAATGATCAATTATCAGTTGATAAACCACTTCAAAATACGAGTGTTATTGTCACTGCTGGTGGAACTAAAGAACCTATTGACCCAGTGAGATTTATTGGCAACAATTCCTCAGGAAAAATGGGGATTGCTATGGCTGAATCCGCGGCAAAACGTGGCGCAGATGTAACTTTACTTTCGACCGTTAACTATACAAGTAAATATCAAAATTTGCAGGTTATCAATGTAACTAGTGCCAACGATATTTTGAACAAATTGGAAACTCTTTTTCCTGAAAATGATGTCCTAATAATGGCTGCCGCAATTGCTGATTTTAAACCAGTAACCGTTGCAGATCAAAAAATCAAAAAGACTGATGATCAACCAACTTATTCAATAAAGCTTGTTAAAAATCCAGATATTCTCAAGACAATTGCTTCAAATAAAACTAATCAATTTGTCGTCGGATTCGCTGCCGAAACTGAAAACTTAATTCCGTATGCAGAAAGAAAACTTCAGCAGAAAAACGCTGATGTTATTTTAGCTAATGATGTCAGTAAAAAAGATGCTGGATTCAACGTTGATACTAATCGAATCACCTTAGTATCAAAAGATGAAGATCCTGACAGCTGGCCACTTATGAGTAAAAAAGATGTTGCAGATAAATTCTGGGACTATTATCAAAATTTGAACTAG
- a CDS encoding 3-hydroxyacyl-CoA dehydrogenase gives MSIKNVVIAGSGVLGSQIAFQTAFRGYNVTIYDINDEVISKAKDRMLGLVETYKNEVQGQADHLNVFLKPGVYESTILPNLKDTLIRDLSTSTKNAESVPASMNYSTDLGVAVKGADLVIEAIPERLDIKESYYKQLASVADEKTIFATNTSTLLPSQFAELTGRPEKFLALHFANEIWKNNTAEIMGTKWTDKDVYEEVVEFAKGIGMIPIKLKKEQPGYVLNTLLVPLLDAAQMLLAKGVADIETIDKTWMLATKAPFGPFGILDIVGLKTAYDITANAAQTDPEYKELADMIKNDYIDKGKMGVATGEGFYKYPNPAYLQPDFLE, from the coding sequence ATGTCTATTAAAAACGTCGTAATCGCAGGTAGCGGTGTTCTCGGATCCCAAATTGCATTCCAAACAGCTTTTAGAGGCTACAACGTAACAATTTATGATATTAATGATGAAGTAATCTCAAAGGCTAAAGATCGGATGCTCGGGTTAGTTGAGACTTACAAAAATGAAGTTCAAGGCCAAGCTGACCATCTGAATGTCTTTTTGAAACCAGGAGTTTATGAGAGTACCATTTTACCTAATTTGAAAGATACTTTGATTCGAGATCTTTCAACATCGACTAAAAACGCAGAATCAGTTCCTGCAAGTATGAACTACTCAACTGATTTAGGGGTGGCAGTCAAAGGTGCCGATTTAGTAATCGAAGCTATCCCAGAAAGACTTGATATCAAGGAAAGTTATTATAAACAACTAGCATCGGTTGCCGATGAAAAAACTATATTTGCAACAAATACTTCAACACTTCTTCCAAGTCAGTTTGCTGAGTTAACTGGCAGACCAGAGAAATTCTTGGCACTTCACTTTGCTAATGAAATTTGGAAAAACAATACCGCTGAAATTATGGGTACAAAGTGGACAGATAAAGATGTCTATGAAGAAGTCGTTGAATTTGCTAAAGGAATCGGTATGATTCCAATCAAGCTGAAGAAAGAACAACCAGGTTATGTTTTGAATACCTTATTGGTTCCACTTTTGGATGCTGCACAAATGTTATTAGCTAAGGGTGTTGCTGATATCGAAACAATCGATAAAACTTGGATGTTAGCTACAAAGGCTCCATTTGGACCATTTGGAATTCTTGATATCGTTGGATTGAAGACTGCATATGATATCACAGCAAATGCTGCTCAAACTGATCCAGAATACAAGGAACTTGCTGATATGATTAAAAATGATTATATCGATAAAGGTAAAATGGGAGTTGCAACTGGTGAAGGATTTTATAAATATCCAAATCCAGCATATTTACAACCTGACTTTTTGGAATAG
- a CDS encoding glycoside hydrolase family 3 C-terminal domain-containing protein: MESEMSQRELTNAKLSQKVAEQGMVLLQNKGNILPLKNKKIALYGSGAFETYKGGTGSGDVNQRRIINIESGLTQKGFKITTLGWLNRFKKAYKKGRQEYWEKYKDNPLAILAPVFSMDDPQISEFQSAPTGIYVISRSSGEGQDRKNEPGDFQLTENEISNIQEMSQFYENSVVLLNVGGVIDTSFIEKCPLLNSVLLVSQPGMQAGLAIADILDGTTTPSGKLTDTWAKDFKDYYSSNSFGQKNPNYQEGIYVGYRYFDSFGITPRYEFGFGLSYTKFFIQTTKVRADEKNIDVDLQVQNIGETYHGSEVVQLYISNPQTDIPTPYQSLQGYAKTRNLYPGEEQEMHLSVPVKNLASYDDKRAVSVLVPGVYVIRLGNSSKNTKVIGEFKLDEEVILKQFDHKLVPDSDPTILRSNNVEFKRTDKVPFFLLKAVNFPETEKIKYSDEHDVTTYIDHERELPGNDLNQTVSRVNPAVNPKLVDVFNGKISMNQLVARIPDKTLINLVEGIVTPEQSGSIVGNGAQEVPGAAGQTVESLDFGIPTTINADGPAGLRLTKTFEADGKTKHQYATAWPIGTLLAQTWDQELVRKVGHAIGVEMKEFGVTMWLAPGMNIHRNPLGGRNFEYFAEDPVLSGTISAAEALGVQENPGIGVTIKHFLGNNQETLRNTGNSIIGEQALREIYLKNFQITVECAQPMAVMTSYNKLNGTFAGENFESITNILRDEWKFEGLVMTDWYSLADPVKSMYAGNDLIMPGSSQDKLLAAIGNLAPEFDKNGMVKSRKSFDIATFSEITTELWNDFVPDEAGDEVVKIDLKNSDKLTDDITDMIYTGVAQIIDNHCLIVSGYWKDNNNLYIGDLQKSVKNILSTIIKTDRFSKLIGEAAVPYNFKMDLQNYFISK; this comes from the coding sequence ATGGAAAGCGAAATGTCACAACGAGAGTTAACTAATGCAAAGTTATCTCAAAAAGTAGCAGAACAAGGGATGGTTTTATTACAGAATAAAGGTAATATTCTTCCTTTAAAAAATAAAAAGATTGCATTATATGGAAGCGGAGCATTCGAAACTTATAAAGGTGGAACTGGCTCTGGGGATGTTAATCAACGTCGAATTATCAATATTGAATCAGGATTGACACAAAAGGGTTTCAAGATTACAACTTTGGGCTGGTTGAACAGATTTAAAAAGGCATATAAGAAGGGTAGACAGGAATATTGGGAAAAATATAAAGATAATCCCTTAGCAATTCTTGCACCTGTATTTTCTATGGATGATCCACAAATCAGTGAATTTCAATCAGCTCCAACCGGGATTTATGTTATTTCGAGAAGCTCTGGTGAAGGACAAGATCGTAAGAATGAACCTGGAGATTTTCAATTAACTGAAAATGAAATTTCTAATATCCAAGAAATGAGTCAATTTTACGAAAACAGCGTAGTTTTGCTAAATGTCGGTGGAGTTATCGACACATCATTTATTGAAAAATGTCCATTACTCAATAGTGTATTGCTGGTCTCACAACCGGGAATGCAGGCTGGTTTAGCAATTGCTGACATACTTGATGGAACGACAACACCAAGTGGTAAGCTGACTGATACTTGGGCAAAAGATTTTAAAGATTATTACTCATCAAATAGTTTTGGCCAAAAGAATCCTAATTATCAGGAAGGTATTTATGTCGGTTATCGCTATTTCGATAGTTTTGGTATTACTCCCAGGTATGAATTTGGATTTGGACTGAGCTATACAAAATTCTTCATTCAGACTACGAAAGTCCGAGCTGATGAGAAGAACATTGATGTGGATTTACAAGTTCAAAATATTGGTGAAACCTATCATGGCTCTGAAGTTGTTCAACTATATATTTCAAATCCGCAAACTGATATTCCAACTCCATACCAGAGCTTACAAGGTTATGCTAAAACCAGAAATTTGTATCCTGGTGAGGAACAAGAAATGCATCTTTCTGTGCCAGTTAAAAATTTAGCAAGTTATGATGACAAACGGGCTGTTTCTGTTTTGGTTCCAGGTGTATACGTAATACGTCTGGGAAATAGTTCTAAAAATACTAAAGTAATTGGTGAATTCAAGCTAGACGAAGAGGTTATTCTCAAACAATTTGATCACAAGTTAGTTCCTGATAGTGATCCAACTATTTTAAGGAGTAATAACGTCGAATTTAAACGCACTGATAAGGTTCCTTTCTTCTTATTGAAAGCTGTTAATTTCCCAGAAACTGAGAAGATTAAATATTCTGACGAACATGACGTAACAACTTATATTGATCATGAAAGAGAATTACCCGGAAATGACCTTAATCAAACGGTCAGTCGAGTTAATCCGGCTGTTAATCCAAAATTAGTTGACGTGTTTAACGGAAAAATTTCAATGAATCAGTTGGTTGCACGCATTCCTGACAAAACTTTAATTAACCTAGTTGAGGGAATAGTAACACCTGAACAAAGTGGAAGCATCGTCGGAAATGGTGCTCAAGAAGTACCAGGCGCTGCTGGACAAACAGTTGAAAGCTTAGACTTTGGAATACCAACGACAATTAATGCTGATGGACCTGCTGGTTTAAGATTGACCAAGACTTTTGAAGCTGATGGTAAGACAAAGCACCAATATGCAACAGCTTGGCCAATTGGAACTTTATTAGCTCAAACTTGGGATCAAGAGCTTGTTCGAAAAGTCGGACACGCAATTGGCGTTGAGATGAAAGAGTTTGGAGTTACAATGTGGCTTGCACCAGGTATGAATATTCATAGAAATCCGCTTGGCGGAAGGAATTTCGAATATTTTGCGGAAGACCCAGTATTGTCTGGAACAATTTCAGCCGCAGAAGCGTTAGGAGTTCAAGAAAATCCTGGAATAGGTGTGACAATCAAGCACTTCCTAGGCAATAATCAAGAAACACTACGCAATACCGGAAACAGCATTATTGGTGAACAAGCTTTACGTGAAATTTATTTGAAGAATTTTCAAATTACCGTTGAATGTGCACAGCCAATGGCCGTGATGACTTCATATAACAAATTAAATGGAACTTTTGCTGGTGAAAATTTCGAATCAATTACCAATATTTTGCGTGATGAGTGGAAGTTTGAAGGATTAGTTATGACCGATTGGTACAGTTTAGCTGACCCTGTAAAAAGTATGTATGCTGGAAATGACTTGATCATGCCGGGTTCTTCACAAGATAAATTACTTGCTGCTATCGGCAATCTTGCTCCAGAGTTCGACAAAAATGGAATGGTCAAGAGTCGCAAATCGTTTGATATTGCCACCTTCTCAGAAATTACGACAGAGCTTTGGAATGATTTCGTTCCCGATGAAGCAGGAGATGAAGTAGTTAAAATCGATCTCAAAAATAGTGATAAATTGACAGATGATATCACCGATATGATTTATACTGGAGTTGCTCAAATAATTGATAATCACTGCTTAATCGTATCAGGGTATTGGAAGGACAATAATAATCTCTACATTGGTGATCTTCAAAAATCAGTCAAGAACATACTTTCTACTATTATTAAGACAGACAGATTTTCAAAACTAATTGGCGAAGCAGCAGTGCCATATAATTTCAAAATGGATTTACAAAATTATTTTATAAGTAAATAG
- a CDS encoding NADPH-dependent FMN reductase, protein MSKKIAVLVGSLRKGSFSKQIAKNLMGLFPEGYETEVIETGNLPLYNEDIDTEDSTPAEYTDFRNKLKDVDGVLFVTPEYNRSVPANLKNAIDVGSRPYGQSMWDGVPAAIVSVSPGAISGFGANHHLRQSLVFLNMPVVQQPEAYIGNVTNLLDDNGNVDDRTKGFLKSIDDALVDLIGRYSK, encoded by the coding sequence ATGTCAAAAAAAATTGCAGTTTTAGTAGGTAGTTTAAGAAAAGGATCATTTTCAAAGCAGATTGCTAAGAATTTGATGGGACTTTTCCCAGAGGGTTACGAAACAGAAGTTATCGAAACTGGTAATCTTCCACTTTACAACGAGGATATTGATACTGAAGATAGTACTCCAGCAGAATATACAGACTTCAGAAATAAACTTAAGGATGTTGACGGTGTGCTATTCGTTACTCCTGAATACAACCGTTCTGTTCCAGCTAACTTGAAGAACGCTATTGATGTTGGTTCACGTCCTTATGGTCAAAGTATGTGGGATGGTGTTCCAGCTGCTATTGTCAGTGTTTCTCCTGGCGCTATTAGTGGATTTGGTGCTAACCACCACCTTCGCCAATCACTTGTATTCTTAAATATGCCTGTTGTTCAACAACCTGAAGCATATATTGGTAACGTAACTAACTTACTAGATGACAATGGTAATGTTGATGACAGAACTAAAGGATTCCTAAAGAGTATTGATGACGCATTAGTTGATCTAATTGGTCGTTACTCTAAATAA